A single genomic interval of Streptomyces graminofaciens harbors:
- a CDS encoding ferredoxin reductase family protein, whose amino-acid sequence MGRGTIPPVVAARWALWTFVIVNLVIVEVLFLTAGTGKNGVLTVAKFFGLHAAVLMLFQLLLVARLPWLDRRIGMDRLTVWHRWVGFTLLWTLLTHAVLVVLGYARLDDASMTKTFFALAGVPASLLGMLAAAIVVVVAAVSARQVRRRLRYETWHGVHLLLYLALGLAFVHQLQETTTFSSSAPAMIYWWALWLFAFGALVTGRIVMPLWRNAYHRFEVTAVVPESDDVVSVHVTGRHLDRLPARAGQFCIWRFPGHNHWWLANPFSLSAAPDGRTLRLTAKAVGSTSAGLRHVPVGSRAFVEGPYGAFTSLHRTRPGALLIAGGVGITPVRALLEEEPAGDVVVLYRVRSEDDAVLVDEVRTLVADLGGRLHLVTGRTGEGSPPFEPESLRALVPDITERDVYVCGPPAMTSAVLSGLRGLRVPRRQVHAERFGLA is encoded by the coding sequence GTGGGACGGGGCACCATACCTCCGGTCGTCGCGGCGCGGTGGGCGCTGTGGACGTTTGTCATCGTCAACTTGGTGATCGTCGAGGTCTTGTTCCTCACCGCCGGGACCGGCAAGAACGGGGTGCTCACGGTCGCCAAGTTCTTCGGCCTGCACGCCGCCGTGCTGATGCTGTTCCAATTGCTGCTGGTGGCCCGGCTGCCGTGGCTCGACCGCCGTATCGGCATGGACCGGTTGACGGTGTGGCACCGGTGGGTCGGCTTCACCCTGCTGTGGACCCTCCTCACCCACGCCGTGCTGGTGGTGCTGGGCTACGCGAGGCTCGATGACGCGTCGATGACGAAGACGTTCTTCGCGCTGGCCGGAGTGCCGGCCTCTCTGCTCGGGATGCTGGCCGCGGCGATCGTCGTCGTGGTCGCCGCGGTCTCCGCCCGACAGGTGAGGCGGCGGCTGCGGTACGAGACGTGGCACGGCGTGCACCTGCTGCTGTACCTCGCGTTGGGGCTGGCGTTCGTCCACCAGTTGCAGGAGACCACGACCTTCAGCTCCTCCGCGCCCGCGATGATCTACTGGTGGGCCCTGTGGCTGTTCGCGTTCGGTGCCCTGGTCACGGGGCGGATCGTGATGCCTCTGTGGCGCAACGCCTATCACCGGTTCGAGGTCACGGCGGTGGTGCCGGAGTCGGACGACGTGGTGTCGGTGCATGTCACCGGCCGCCACCTCGACAGGCTGCCGGCCAGGGCGGGTCAGTTCTGCATCTGGCGGTTCCCCGGGCACAACCACTGGTGGCTGGCCAATCCGTTCTCGCTGTCGGCGGCACCCGACGGCCGCACGTTGCGCCTGACGGCCAAGGCGGTCGGCAGCACCAGCGCCGGTCTGCGGCACGTCCCGGTCGGGAGCCGCGCGTTCGTCGAAGGACCGTACGGGGCGTTCACCTCACTGCATCGCACGCGGCCCGGCGCACTGCTGATCGCCGGAGGAGTGGGGATCACGCCGGTTCGAGCCCTGCTGGAGGAGGAACCGGCCGGCGACGTCGTCGTGCTCTACCGGGTGCGCAGCGAGGACGACGCCGTGCTGGTCGACGAGGTACGAACTCTGGTCGCGGACCTCGGTGGGCGGCTGCACCTGGTCACCGGCCGCACGGGGGAGGGCAGCCCGCCGTTCGAGCCGGAGAGTCTCCGTGCTCTGGTTCCCGACATCACCGAACGCGACGTGTACGTTTGTGGCCCGCCCGCGATGACCTCGGCCGTACTCAGTGGCCTACGCGGCCTGAGAGTTCCCCGTCGGCAAGTGCACGCCGAGCGGTTCGGTCTGGCCTGA
- a CDS encoding AMP-binding protein, protein MFSDELSQRIARVRSASIGDLLRRSAARVPDRTAIVHHELRQSYAELDDTVNRTANGLAARGVGRGATA, encoded by the coding sequence ATGTTCAGCGACGAACTGTCCCAGCGGATCGCCCGGGTCAGAAGCGCCTCGATCGGAGACCTGCTGCGCCGATCGGCTGCCCGCGTGCCGGACAGGACCGCGATCGTCCACCACGAACTCCGGCAGAGCTACGCCGAGTTGGACGACACCGTCAACCGCACCGCAAACGGCCTGGCCGCCCGCGGTGTCGGCCGGGGCGCGACCGCATAG
- a CDS encoding FAD-dependent monooxygenase, whose amino-acid sequence MHTAFRTDDPARHDEAAIRGRFRRMLGIPDLEIEVHAVSHWEFEGVVARRQRKGPVFQAGNAAHRHPPTGGLGLNTAVQDVHNLVWKLDAVLSGQASDVLLDTYETERRPVGEFNVRHCLTNAGGHARIATALGLRADQSEEEGWAAVTEWLAETPEGEAKRAAVAEAVASNADDYSQLGVELGYHYESGALIPDGTSAPERKHPLRDHVPTTRPGHSLPHAWLSHGGSRESVHRLIAPRGLTLLVDAEHAPRWESAAQAVAETGATGATGATVHVRAIGSGAEWTDPTGEWTALREVGGDGAPLVRPDRHIAWRAPSWTDDRPAELGRAVHSVLGLQPAHPN is encoded by the coding sequence GTGCACACCGCTTTCCGCACCGACGACCCGGCACGCCACGACGAGGCCGCGATCCGCGGACGCTTCCGCCGCATGCTCGGCATCCCCGATCTGGAGATCGAGGTGCACGCCGTCAGCCACTGGGAGTTCGAAGGCGTGGTGGCCCGGCGCCAGCGGAAGGGTCCCGTCTTCCAGGCGGGCAACGCGGCCCACCGCCACCCGCCGACCGGCGGGCTCGGCCTGAACACCGCGGTCCAGGACGTGCACAACCTCGTCTGGAAACTCGACGCCGTCCTGTCCGGCCAGGCCTCCGACGTTCTGCTCGACACCTATGAGACCGAACGCCGCCCGGTGGGCGAGTTCAACGTCCGGCACTGTCTCACCAACGCCGGCGGGCATGCCCGTATCGCCACCGCGCTCGGCCTGCGGGCCGACCAGTCCGAGGAGGAGGGCTGGGCCGCCGTCACCGAGTGGCTGGCGGAGACCCCGGAAGGAGAGGCCAAGCGGGCGGCGGTCGCCGAGGCGGTCGCGAGCAACGCCGACGACTACAGCCAACTCGGCGTGGAGCTCGGCTACCACTACGAATCGGGCGCGCTGATTCCCGACGGCACATCCGCACCGGAGCGAAAGCATCCGTTGCGCGATCATGTGCCCACCACCCGCCCCGGTCACTCCCTCCCCCACGCCTGGCTCAGCCACGGCGGATCCCGGGAGTCCGTGCACCGGCTGATCGCCCCGCGCGGCCTCACCCTGCTCGTCGACGCCGAACACGCACCGCGCTGGGAGTCGGCTGCGCAGGCAGTGGCCGAGACCGGTGCGACCGGTGCGACCGGTGCGACCGTCCATGTGCGCGCCATCGGCTCAGGCGCCGAATGGACCGATCCCACCGGCGAGTGGACCGCCCTCCGCGAGGTCGGCGGCGACGGGGCACCGCTCGTCCGCCCCGACCGGCACATCGCCTGGCGGGCGCCGTCCTGGACGGACGACCGCCCCGCCGAACTCGGCCGGGCCGTGCACTCGGTTCTCGGCCTCCAGCCGGCCCACCCGAACTGA
- a CDS encoding GNAT family N-acetyltransferase yields MLSAVGERDPRPLVSGTVIFGRTDEVGDDLLLRGWIEDAGTNRYNATVLGQGQARTQLPRARAAPRSTLAAMTSHVAPEGSRIAAGGAGLVIRQETADDHREVREVHTRAFGDGERVPGLVEALRVAEAALAPISFVATVDDRVVGHVLLSATRLDAPRRIVDVLSLSPLGVLPEFQRQGIGTQLIASALAAADSQNVPLVFLEGSPRYYGTRGFEGAGAMGFRSPSLRIPEAAFQVARLSAYEPWMTGSFVYSEVFWAFDCVGLRDPEA; encoded by the coding sequence GTGCTGTCGGCCGTCGGCGAACGCGACCCAAGGCCACTGGTGAGTGGGACCGTGATCTTCGGACGGACCGACGAAGTCGGCGATGACTTGCTGCTGCGCGGCTGGATCGAGGACGCGGGCACGAACCGTTACAACGCGACCGTACTCGGCCAGGGCCAGGCACGTACGCAATTGCCTCGCGCACGAGCCGCCCCGCGATCTACCCTCGCGGCCATGACGTCACACGTTGCGCCTGAAGGCTCCCGGATCGCTGCAGGTGGTGCCGGGCTGGTGATCCGGCAGGAGACCGCTGACGACCACCGAGAGGTACGCGAGGTTCACACGCGCGCCTTCGGTGACGGCGAGCGGGTTCCCGGGCTCGTGGAGGCACTTCGCGTTGCGGAGGCTGCGTTGGCGCCGATCTCCTTCGTCGCCACCGTTGACGACCGGGTCGTCGGGCATGTCCTGCTGAGCGCGACGCGGTTGGACGCTCCGCGCCGGATCGTCGACGTCCTGTCCCTGTCACCGCTGGGCGTGCTCCCGGAGTTCCAGCGTCAGGGCATCGGTACTCAGCTCATCGCGTCCGCCCTCGCGGCGGCCGACAGCCAGAATGTGCCGTTGGTGTTCCTGGAGGGGTCGCCCCGCTACTACGGCACGCGCGGCTTCGAGGGTGCCGGCGCGATGGGCTTCCGATCGCCGTCGCTGCGTATTCCAGAAGCCGCGTTCCAGGTCGCCCGGTTGTCCGCCTACGAGCCGTGGATGACGGGCTCCTTCGTCTACTCAGAGGTCTTCTGGGCCTTTGACTGTGTCGGCCTGCGCGACCCCGAGGCCTGA
- a CDS encoding DUF732 domain-containing protein, which translates to MSSAPGGSDIADFRTAVVEDARTVCEALTGGTDMNDVPDVAGLPLTDPVDQAGFIVEAVTFYCPDRMAAVTDDVYSKPVATKQREDCPTARALEVTASIGEQAGDDLIHTASYSVEVRNTSSYTVRAQLQQRWFADGYPDEGAWGTFGDVTADPVVTIEAGDTFTYEGEQSGVYRWERTDVRVQPGEFVFFRCGYQPGPGIAGTD; encoded by the coding sequence ATGTCGTCCGCGCCCGGAGGGAGTGACATCGCGGACTTCCGCACGGCTGTCGTTGAGGACGCGAGAACCGTCTGCGAGGCGCTCACCGGCGGAACGGACATGAACGACGTGCCCGACGTGGCGGGGCTGCCCCTGACCGACCCGGTCGACCAGGCCGGGTTCATCGTGGAGGCGGTCACGTTCTACTGCCCGGACCGGATGGCTGCGGTGACCGACGATGTCTACAGCAAGCCGGTGGCGACCAAGCAGAGGGAGGACTGCCCGACGGCTCGCGCCCTGGAGGTGACGGCCTCGATCGGGGAGCAGGCGGGTGACGACTTGATTCACACGGCCTCGTACAGCGTGGAGGTCCGTAACACCTCGTCCTACACCGTTCGCGCTCAGCTGCAGCAGCGCTGGTTCGCCGACGGATATCCGGACGAGGGTGCGTGGGGGACCTTCGGAGACGTGACGGCTGATCCGGTCGTCACCATTGAGGCGGGGGACACCTTCACCTACGAAGGCGAGCAGAGCGGTGTCTACCGCTGGGAGCGCACCGACGTACGCGTACAGCCGGGGGAGTTCGTGTTCTTCAGATGCGGATACCAGCCCGGCCCTGGTATCGCTGGGACGGATTAG
- a CDS encoding non-reducing end alpha-L-arabinofuranosidase family hydrolase: MNPQKRLGRRRASVLSLLALAALVTPGAATAATDAVRASTLGAQAAQSGRYFGAAVAAGKLGDGTYTGILDREFNSVTPENEMKWDATERSRNSFTFGSADQIVNRATARGQRVRGHTLVWHSQLPSWVSSITDANTLRSVMNNHITTVASRYKGRIHSWDVVNEAFADGSSSQHRPSVFQNLLGNGFIEQAFRTARSADPAAKLCYNDYNIEDWNAAKTQGVYRMVRDFKARGVPIDCVGLQAHFGAGGPPSSFQTTLSSFAALGVDVQITELDIAQAPTSAYANTVRACMNVARCTGITVWGIRDSDSWRSGENPLLFDRNGNKKAAYRSTLTTMGGTAATRRADAQPAGSRSPGSAAALPSRFSWSSSGSLISPKSDATHNIAGIKDPTVVQYNGKYHVFASTANASGYNLVYLNFSDWSQAGSATHHYLDRSAIGAGYRAAPEVFYYAPQRLWYLVYQTGNASYSTNPDISNPNGWSAPRNFYSSMPDIIRQNIGNGYWVDMWVICDSANCYLFSSDDNGHLYRSQTTVGQFPNGFTNTVIVAQDSNKYALWEASNVYKVQGSNQYLLLVEAIGSDGRRWFRSWTASSLTGSWTPLAASESNPFARANNTTFPAGAWTRDISHGEMIRAGYDQTLTIPACRLQYLYQGMNPNASGDYNSLPWRLGLLTQTNSTC; encoded by the coding sequence ATGAACCCGCAGAAACGGCTCGGCCGTCGCCGGGCCTCGGTGTTATCCCTGCTGGCATTGGCCGCCCTGGTGACGCCAGGGGCCGCCACCGCCGCGACCGACGCCGTCCGGGCCTCCACACTCGGTGCCCAAGCCGCCCAGTCCGGACGGTACTTCGGGGCCGCGGTGGCCGCCGGAAAGCTCGGCGACGGCACGTACACCGGCATCCTGGACCGGGAGTTCAACTCGGTCACACCCGAGAACGAGATGAAGTGGGACGCCACCGAGCGGTCCCGCAACTCGTTCACGTTCGGCTCCGCCGACCAGATCGTGAACCGCGCGACGGCCCGCGGTCAGCGCGTGCGCGGCCACACGCTGGTGTGGCACTCCCAACTGCCCAGCTGGGTCAGCTCCATCACGGACGCGAACACGTTGCGCAGCGTGATGAACAACCACATCACCACGGTGGCGAGCCGCTACAAGGGCCGGATCCACTCCTGGGACGTGGTGAACGAGGCCTTCGCCGACGGCAGCAGCAGCCAGCACCGCCCCTCGGTGTTCCAGAACCTGCTGGGCAACGGCTTCATCGAGCAGGCCTTCCGCACCGCGCGGTCGGCCGACCCGGCGGCCAAGCTCTGCTACAACGACTACAACATCGAGGACTGGAACGCCGCGAAGACCCAGGGCGTCTACCGCATGGTGCGCGACTTCAAGGCGCGCGGCGTGCCCATCGACTGCGTCGGCCTCCAGGCCCACTTCGGTGCCGGCGGCCCACCCTCCAGTTTCCAGACGACGCTGTCGAGCTTCGCCGCCCTCGGCGTGGACGTACAGATCACCGAGCTGGACATCGCGCAGGCACCGACGAGCGCGTACGCCAACACGGTCAGGGCCTGTATGAACGTGGCGCGCTGCACCGGCATCACCGTCTGGGGCATCCGCGACAGCGACTCCTGGCGCAGCGGGGAGAACCCCCTGTTGTTCGACCGCAACGGGAACAAGAAAGCGGCCTACCGGTCAACGCTCACCACGATGGGCGGCACAGCCGCGACACGGCGGGCTGACGCCCAGCCGGCCGGCTCCCGTTCGCCCGGGTCCGCCGCCGCGCTGCCCTCCCGCTTCTCCTGGAGCTCCAGCGGGTCGCTGATCTCACCGAAGTCGGACGCCACCCACAACATCGCCGGGATCAAGGACCCGACGGTCGTCCAGTACAACGGCAAGTACCACGTGTTCGCCAGTACCGCGAACGCCTCCGGATACAACCTGGTGTACCTGAACTTCAGCGACTGGTCCCAGGCCGGCTCGGCCACGCACCACTACCTGGACCGCAGCGCCATCGGGGCCGGATACCGGGCCGCGCCGGAGGTCTTCTACTACGCGCCGCAACGCCTGTGGTACCTCGTGTACCAGACGGGCAACGCGTCGTACTCCACCAACCCCGATATCAGCAATCCGAACGGGTGGAGCGCACCGCGCAACTTCTACTCGTCGATGCCCGACATCATCAGGCAGAACATCGGCAACGGCTACTGGGTCGACATGTGGGTGATCTGCGACAGCGCCAACTGCTACCTGTTCTCCTCCGACGACAACGGGCACCTGTACCGCTCCCAGACGACCGTCGGCCAGTTCCCGAACGGCTTCACCAACACCGTCATCGTGGCCCAGGACTCCAACAAGTACGCCCTGTGGGAAGCGAGCAACGTCTACAAGGTGCAGGGCTCCAACCAGTACCTGCTCCTGGTCGAGGCGATCGGCTCCGACGGCAGGCGCTGGTTCCGCTCCTGGACCGCCAGCAGTCTCACCGGCTCCTGGACACCCCTGGCCGCATCCGAGAGCAACCCGTTCGCCAGGGCGAACAACACCACCTTCCCCGCCGGAGCCTGGACCCGGGACATCAGCCACGGCGAGATGATCCGCGCCGGCTACGACCAGACACTGACCATCCCCGCCTGCCGACTCCAGTACCTCTATCAGGGCATGAACCCCAACGCGAGCGGCGACTACAACAGCCTCCCGTGGCGGCTCGGCCTCCTCACCCAGACCAACTCGACCTGCTGA
- a CDS encoding glycoside hydrolase family 43 protein, with protein MGRRRALAAATGLVTSASLPLAGASRSAAASDFARGPALAAAAEYTNPVIWQDFADIDVIRVGGTYYASASTMHYSPGAPVLRSYDLVNWEIAGHAVPSLDFGAKYDLNGGRGYVRGIWASSLAHRPSNGTFYWLGQIDFARTYIYTATAVEGPWSRLSTISTPYYDAGLLVDSDDTLYVAYGNTTISVAQLSRDGRTQVRTQQVFSTPSSVGTLEGSRFYKINGQYYIFLTRPANGQYILKSSSGPFGPYTLRQVLLDLRGPIPGGGVPHQGGLVQTQSGAWYYLAFVDAYPGGRVPALAPVTWTSDGWPVVQLVNGAWGTSYPSPAVPTPPRQVTPMVGVDTFDGTTLKPRWEWNHNPDNTKWSVGNGLTLRTATVTNDLYWARNTLTHRIQGPSSTATVELDFSAMRDGDRAGLALLRDSSAWVGVKRDGGVTRLVMVNGLTMDGNWNTTGTGTEVASATVTGSRVRLRATADIRPGAARPGTFSYSTDGTNFVRLGPSFSMGNDWRFFMGYRFALFNHATQALGGAVRVPRFELSTP; from the coding sequence ATGGGCCGTCGACGAGCGCTGGCCGCAGCCACCGGTCTGGTGACGAGCGCGTCCCTCCCCCTGGCGGGAGCGTCCCGGAGCGCCGCGGCCTCCGACTTCGCCCGAGGGCCGGCCCTCGCGGCCGCCGCGGAGTACACCAACCCGGTCATCTGGCAGGACTTCGCGGACATCGACGTGATCCGAGTCGGCGGCACCTACTACGCCTCGGCCTCAACGATGCACTACTCACCGGGCGCCCCCGTCCTGCGCTCGTACGACCTGGTGAACTGGGAGATCGCCGGCCATGCCGTGCCGAGCCTCGACTTCGGCGCCAAGTACGACCTGAACGGTGGCCGTGGCTACGTCCGGGGCATCTGGGCGTCGTCGCTCGCCCACCGCCCGAGCAACGGGACCTTCTACTGGCTCGGCCAGATCGACTTCGCCAGGACGTACATCTACACCGCCACCGCCGTCGAGGGACCGTGGAGCAGACTCAGCACGATCAGCACGCCGTACTACGACGCCGGGCTGCTCGTCGACAGCGACGACACCCTGTACGTGGCGTACGGAAACACCACCATCAGCGTGGCCCAGCTCTCGCGCGACGGCCGCACCCAGGTCCGTACGCAGCAGGTGTTCAGCACCCCGTCGAGTGTCGGCACCCTGGAGGGCTCCCGTTTCTACAAGATCAACGGGCAGTACTACATCTTCCTGACCCGCCCGGCCAACGGCCAGTACATCCTGAAGTCGTCCAGCGGCCCCTTCGGTCCGTACACGCTGCGACAGGTCCTGCTCGACCTGCGCGGGCCGATCCCCGGCGGCGGCGTCCCGCACCAGGGCGGGCTGGTGCAGACGCAGAGCGGCGCCTGGTACTACCTGGCCTTCGTGGACGCGTACCCCGGCGGCCGGGTGCCCGCCCTGGCACCGGTCACCTGGACCTCGGACGGCTGGCCCGTCGTGCAGCTCGTGAACGGCGCGTGGGGCACCTCGTATCCCAGCCCGGCCGTGCCCACTCCACCCCGCCAGGTCACCCCCATGGTCGGTGTCGACACCTTCGACGGCACGACCCTGAAGCCGCGGTGGGAGTGGAACCACAACCCGGACAACACCAAGTGGTCGGTCGGCAACGGACTGACCCTGCGGACCGCGACCGTCACCAACGACCTGTACTGGGCCCGTAACACGCTCACCCACCGCATCCAGGGTCCCAGCTCCACTGCCACGGTCGAGCTCGACTTCTCGGCGATGCGCGACGGCGACCGGGCCGGGCTCGCGCTGCTGCGTGACTCCTCCGCCTGGGTCGGTGTCAAACGCGACGGTGGCGTGACGCGGCTGGTGATGGTCAACGGGCTGACCATGGACGGCAACTGGAACACCACCGGCACCGGCACCGAGGTCGCGAGCGCGACCGTGACCGGCAGCCGCGTCCGGCTTCGCGCGACCGCGGACATCCGACCCGGCGCGGCACGCCCCGGAACCTTCTCCTACAGCACCGACGGCACCAACTTCGTCCGCCTCGGCCCCTCCTTCTCCATGGGCAACGACTGGCGGTTCTTCATGGGCTACCGATTCGCCCTCTTCAACCACGCCACCCAGGCACTCGGCGGCGCGGTCCGCGTCCCGCGGTTCGAGCTGTCCACGCCCTGA
- a CDS encoding cellulose binding domain-containing protein produces the protein MTLANTGPTAIDGWSLLFTLPGGQTITSAWNADYSATSGRVTARNVSHNATIAPGASVDIGFQAAHTGDTPRRARTPSTARPAPLRGVHRGDQGAATRASAVRGRREDDLTFARRVGIGFHTTGSRARSGRHTAGRSHLLLTNAAGRRHTPVGDVRDAAVRDGDAVIRLADGGVRHRSARRDREQGSHHSASPPWSSRALGHVHVRSSGTRGGIARSRSPWRGAWGG, from the coding sequence ATCACCCTCGCCAACACCGGCCCCACCGCGATCGACGGCTGGTCCCTGCTCTTCACCCTGCCCGGCGGCCAGACCATCACCTCCGCCTGGAACGCCGACTACTCGGCCACGTCCGGCCGGGTGACGGCCAGGAACGTCTCCCACAACGCCACCATCGCTCCAGGCGCGTCCGTCGACATCGGCTTCCAGGCCGCCCACACCGGCGATACGCCCCGCCGAGCTCGTACACCCTCAACGGCACGGCCTGCGCCGTTGAGGGGAGTTCACCGAGGTGACCAGGGGGCGGCCACGCGCGCAAGCGCAGTCCGTGGGCGTCGAGAGGATGACCTCACCTTCGCCCGCCGAGTGGGGATCGGTTTCCACACCACGGGATCCCGAGCGCGCTCCGGACGGCACACCGCGGGCAGGAGCCACCTCCTGCTCACGAACGCCGCCGGGCGGCGGCACACGCCGGTTGGAGACGTCAGAGACGCAGCCGTCAGAGACGGAGACGCCGTCATCCGCTTGGCCGACGGCGGCGTGCGGCACCGGTCCGCGCGTCGCGACCGCGAACAGGGTAGCCACCACTCCGCGTCACCCCCTTGGTCCAGCAGGGCGCTGGGTCATGTCCACGTCCGGTCCAGCGGCACACGCGGAGGGATTGCTCGATCCAGATCACCTTGGCGCGGGGCATGGGGCGGGTGA
- a CDS encoding TetR/AcrR family transcriptional regulator, with the protein MAHVSAAERRPQLIKAAIDLMTREGVAAGSTRAIAAELGVAQATVHYIFGTKEGLYRAVMEKLTAELISQVEQATPEKGGFEETIGTLAAALWHTVHEQPASHQLLTELMMFALRTPTLAEARQSHYRDVTEVAARVVAEAAERTGQTLAQPAETIARYFLAGFDGLVMQHLSLPDEEAEQICLRALVSAVLALADGRLDPTAIPARTS; encoded by the coding sequence ATGGCTCACGTTTCCGCGGCTGAGCGCCGCCCCCAGCTGATCAAAGCGGCCATTGACCTCATGACCAGGGAGGGCGTCGCGGCCGGAAGCACCCGGGCCATCGCGGCCGAGCTCGGCGTGGCACAGGCCACCGTGCACTACATCTTCGGCACCAAGGAGGGCCTGTACCGCGCCGTCATGGAGAAGCTCACCGCAGAGCTGATCTCACAGGTCGAGCAGGCCACGCCCGAGAAGGGCGGATTCGAGGAGACCATCGGCACTCTGGCAGCCGCCCTGTGGCACACCGTGCACGAGCAGCCGGCGAGCCACCAGTTGCTGACGGAACTGATGATGTTCGCATTGCGCACACCCACTCTTGCCGAGGCACGGCAAAGTCACTACCGCGACGTGACCGAAGTGGCGGCGAGGGTCGTGGCCGAGGCGGCCGAGCGAACGGGGCAGACGCTCGCCCAGCCCGCGGAGACCATTGCCCGTTACTTCCTCGCCGGCTTCGACGGCCTCGTGATGCAGCACCTGTCGCTGCCCGACGAAGAGGCCGAGCAGATCTGCCTGCGAGCCCTCGTCTCCGCGGTGCTGGCGCTCGCCGACGGCCGGCTGGACCCCACCGCGATTCCCGCCAGGACGAGCTGA
- a CDS encoding FadR/GntR family transcriptional regulator, whose amino-acid sequence MSLTDKAIEQIRELIRTGALPPGSKLPPEPDLAAQLGLSRNLAREAVKALAVARVLEVRRGDGTYVTSLQPSVLLEGLGGAVELMQGDSAALQDLMEARRLLEPAATALAATRISDAQLAEVKRHLDAMRDARDDVERLNAHDAAFHRAVISATGNETLLSLLEGISGRTLRARIWRGLVDTQAAGRTLAEHEAIFKALSTRDAVLSQAAALLHVSNTEHWLREYLGSGEPLLFGTTARK is encoded by the coding sequence TTGTCTCTGACGGACAAGGCCATCGAACAGATCCGTGAGCTGATCCGGACCGGTGCCCTCCCCCCGGGCTCGAAGCTCCCTCCGGAGCCGGACCTCGCCGCCCAGCTGGGCCTGTCCCGCAACCTCGCCCGCGAAGCGGTCAAGGCGTTGGCAGTGGCGCGGGTCCTGGAGGTCCGGCGGGGTGACGGCACATATGTGACCAGCCTGCAGCCGAGCGTGCTCCTGGAAGGGCTCGGCGGGGCGGTGGAGCTGATGCAGGGCGACTCGGCCGCCCTGCAGGACCTCATGGAGGCACGGCGGCTTCTCGAACCCGCCGCGACGGCCCTTGCCGCCACTCGGATCTCCGACGCTCAGCTGGCCGAAGTGAAGCGGCACTTGGATGCCATGCGCGACGCCCGTGACGACGTCGAACGGCTCAACGCCCACGACGCCGCCTTCCACCGCGCCGTCATCTCGGCCACGGGCAACGAAACCCTCCTGAGCCTCCTCGAAGGAATCTCCGGCCGCACCCTGCGCGCCCGCATCTGGCGCGGTCTGGTCGACACCCAGGCCGCAGGCCGCACCCTCGCAGAGCACGAGGCGATCTTCAAAGCCCTGTCCACCCGTGACGCCGTCCTCAGCCAGGCCGCAGCGCTGCTGCACGTGAGCAACACCGAGCACTGGCTGAGGGAGTACCTGGGCTCGGGCGAACCCCTGCTCTTCGGGACGACAGCGCGGAAGTGA